Genomic DNA from Nonomuraea rubra:
CGGCCAGCGGCACCTCGACGTTGACCTCCCGCCCGGCGGTCAGCTCGTCGAACGTCGTCCGCCGCCGCGTCTCTCCGGTCACCGTCGCCACCACCGCGCCGTCGCCGAGCTCCTCGACGGTGACGCGTACTCCCGCCACGGCCAGCGACCCGCCCGCGCGGAGCGCCGCCACGCTCTTGCGCGCGCGGAGCACGAGCCGCTCGCCCTCGGCGGACTCGATCCGCCCGATCTCCTGAACAGACCCGCTGAACATCGGCCATCCCTTTCCCGAAACGAGCACTCGGCCACGTGACGTCAGGGGCCCGCGGGGACGGGGCCCGAGAGATGGCGGGGTCTCACCGCGTGGCCCCGGAATCGCACCGGGTCGTTCCGCCCGCGGGGCGGAACCGGCGGGCTGTCACCGCCGCACCTGGAATTACACCGCCACCAGCGTAACCCGTTGACGCCCGGCTCCGGGCCCGGCAAGGATGATCACTCTGGGGGGTGCATCGATGACTTTCACGCTCAAGGGTCCCGTGCTCGAAGGCACGCTCGTCCGCCTCGAACCTCTCGGTCAGCACCACGCCGGCGACCTGGCCGTGGCGGCCGAGGAGGACCGCAGCGCGTTCACGTTCACCTGGGTGCCGAGGGCCGGCGAGGTCGGCGGCTACATCGACGCGCAGCTCGAGCGCCAGGCGGCGGGGCGGCTCGCGCCGTACGCGCAGGTGGACAGGGCGTCGGGCCGCGCGGTCGGGGTCACCGCCTACTGGGACCCGCGGCTGTGGCCGGGAGGCGACCGGCTGTGCGCGGTCGAGATCGGGTTCACCTGGCTGGGCGGATCCGCGCGGGGCACCGGGGTGAACACGGAGTCGAAGCTGCTGCTGTTCGGCCACGCCTTCGAGAGCTGGGGCGTGGCCAGGGTCGATCTCAAGACCGACGCCCGCAACGAGCGCTCGCGGGCCGCCCTGGAGAAGGTGGGCGCCCGGTTCGAGGGCGTGCTGCGCAGTTGGTCGCCGTCGTGGGCGCCCGGGGAGGACGGCCTGCTGCGCGACTCCGCGATGTTCTCGGTCATCGCCGAGGAGTGGCCGCAGTGCCGGGCGCGGCTGGTCCGGCTGCTGGAAGCACGGGGTGGCGCCGAGGTGCCGGGTGCTCCCCCCAAGCCGGGTGTGTTCCTCCCCGGCAGGGGTGAGCCGGTCGGCGGCTGACTCCGGCGTCCGCGCCGGCCCGGCGTCTCGTACGGCCTGCGGCGCTTCCTCACCCGCCGCAGAAAGCAGCAGCCCCAGACCCGGGCGGGAAAGCCACGAGCTGGGGCCGAACTCTCATGAGAGAAGTGTGGACGATACTGGGATTGAACCAGTGACCTCTTCCGTGTCAGGGAAGCGCTCTCCCGCTGAGCTAATCGTCCTTTATTGAGTTGGAAACTCAGAGCGGAAGACGGGATTCGAACCCGCGACCCTCACCTTGGCAAGGTGATGCTCTACCACTGAGCCACTTCCGCATGGTGCCGCACTTACTTTAGCGGATCCCGGAGGGTCCGCAGATCACCGAGGTGGAGACGGGATTTGAACCCGTGTAGACGGCTTTGCAGGCCGCTGCCTCGCCTCTCGGCCACTCCACCAGGAGTCCAGCTCCGAGCGGAAGACGGGATTCGAACCCGCGACCCTCACCTTGGCAAGGTGATGCTCTACCACTGAGCCACTTCCGCGTGTATCTCCGGCTACCTGTGCCGGGCCACGGGAAAACCATATCGTCTCCGGAGAGTGCCCGTGCGCACTGCGCGGCCCGTGGAGCGAAAATCAATCGATCAAACGCACGTCCTTGGCCATCACGAACATCACCCGGTGCCCGAGCTGGATCTGGTGGTAACGGGTCTTGCCGGTGGTGGTCACGTGCTTGGACGGCGAGTACGCGTTGGCGGCGTAGTACGAGCCGGTGACGGTGTCACCCACCGTGTACGTCTGCCCCGGCGCGATCTTGTACTTGAGCGGCGTCAGCGGCTGGTACGCGGCGGACTCGTAGGCGGACTTCTCCGGGTACGCCCGCCCGTACACCTTCACCTCGCCCGACAGCGGCGTCACCATCGGCCCCTTGGCCGGGATGGCGGTCGGGTTCGAGGCCGGGTTGTGGAACCACGCCTTCTGCCCCAGGTACCAGATCGCCGTCCAGTCCCCCTGCCGGGCCGCGACGGCGTACCGCTGGCCGGTGGAGGCGCGGGCGCTGTGGTCGTACACGCTGTACGTGCTCGGCTTGCCCGGGTGCTTGCCCAGGTCGGTCACCAGGGGAGCGGTGTGGCTCGGCGACTTGTGCAGCCAGACGGTGGACGCGCCGTGCG
This window encodes:
- a CDS encoding GNAT family N-acetyltransferase, with translation MTFTLKGPVLEGTLVRLEPLGQHHAGDLAVAAEEDRSAFTFTWVPRAGEVGGYIDAQLERQAAGRLAPYAQVDRASGRAVGVTAYWDPRLWPGGDRLCAVEIGFTWLGGSARGTGVNTESKLLLFGHAFESWGVARVDLKTDARNERSRAALEKVGARFEGVLRSWSPSWAPGEDGLLRDSAMFSVIAEEWPQCRARLVRLLEARGGAEVPGAPPKPGVFLPGRGEPVGG